One window of the Methanomassiliicoccaceae archaeon DOK genome contains the following:
- the gpmA gene encoding 2,3-diphosphoglycerate-dependent phosphoglycerate mutase, producing MRLVLLRHGESVWNKENLFTGWTDVDLSDKGREEARAAGRLMSDEGLDFDVCYTSFLKRAIHTLNLALEEMDREWLPVVKAWQLNERHYGALQGLNKSETAQKFGEEQVKIWRRSYATPPPELEPSDDRNPANQEMFRTVPRECLPLTESLKETVARAVPYFEQEIKPRMLAGERVLIAAHGNSLRALVKEFDGMSEEEIVGVNIPTGVPLVYEFDRDLNVVSKRYLGDQDAVAAKMNAVANQGKKQ from the coding sequence ATGAGGCTGGTTCTCCTCCGCCACGGGGAGAGCGTCTGGAACAAAGAGAACCTCTTCACCGGGTGGACCGACGTCGACCTGTCCGACAAGGGCAGGGAGGAGGCCAGGGCCGCGGGGAGGCTCATGAGCGATGAGGGACTGGACTTCGACGTCTGCTACACGTCGTTCCTCAAGAGGGCGATCCACACTCTCAACCTCGCCCTGGAGGAGATGGACAGGGAGTGGCTGCCCGTCGTCAAGGCTTGGCAGCTCAACGAGCGCCACTACGGTGCTCTCCAGGGACTCAACAAGTCCGAGACCGCCCAGAAGTTCGGAGAGGAGCAGGTCAAGATCTGGAGGAGGTCCTACGCCACTCCGCCACCGGAGCTTGAGCCCTCGGACGATCGCAACCCCGCCAACCAGGAGATGTTCAGGACCGTCCCGAGGGAGTGTCTCCCGCTCACCGAGTCCCTGAAGGAGACCGTCGCCAGGGCCGTCCCTTACTTCGAGCAGGAGATCAAGCCCAGGATGCTTGCCGGCGAGAGGGTGCTCATAGCCGCCCACGGCAACTCACTGAGGGCGCTGGTCAAGGAGTTCGACGGCATGTCGGAGGAAGAGATCGTCGGTGTCAACATCCCCACGGGCGTGCCGCTCGTCTACGAGTTCGACAGGGACCTCAACGTCGTATCCAAGAGATACCTCGGCGACCAGGATGCCGTGGCCGCAAAGATGAACGCTGTCGCCAACCAGGGCAAGAAACAGTGA
- the aspS gene encoding aspartate--tRNA(Asn) ligase, producing the protein MTAIRDSSTIAVSDGTATVHGWVQDVRNLGGISFLTLRDRHGTLQVTMPKKKIDPELFEKLTKLPRESVVSITGDVKESNQTALGLELIPTSAEVIGEAAVPLPMGVIDKVNVEMDTRLNHRFMDVRKPEIKAIFELKSIMVDLIEEAVRENGFTRVYTPKIGAAGAEGGAELFRVQYFDRPAYLAQSPQLYKQILMSTGLDRVYEIGPAFRAEQSNTNRHVTEFISFDGEMSWIQNQNDVMAMIEGIVDHVLRGLKERGAKQLEILGKEINVPARPYPILTYSECLKMVNDAGLKLNEGDDLGTEGEKIVGDVMGQKGIDLYFIAEYPEEAKPFYIMEKDGTPYSYSFDLDYRGQEVSSGGQREHRYDVLVRRMEKKGLNPEDFEFYLEAFRYGMPPHGGWGIGIERFLVKMLDLPNIREAILFPRDPSRLEP; encoded by the coding sequence ATGACAGCAATCAGGGACTCAAGCACCATCGCCGTCTCCGACGGCACCGCCACCGTCCATGGGTGGGTCCAGGACGTCAGGAACCTGGGAGGCATCTCCTTTCTGACCCTCCGCGACAGGCACGGCACCCTCCAGGTCACCATGCCCAAGAAGAAGATCGACCCCGAGCTCTTCGAGAAGCTTACCAAGCTCCCCAGGGAGTCCGTGGTCTCCATCACCGGCGACGTCAAGGAGAGCAACCAGACCGCCCTGGGCCTGGAGCTCATCCCCACTTCCGCCGAGGTCATCGGAGAGGCCGCCGTGCCCCTCCCCATGGGTGTGATCGACAAGGTCAACGTCGAGATGGACACCCGTCTCAACCACAGGTTCATGGATGTGCGCAAGCCCGAGATAAAGGCCATCTTCGAGCTCAAGTCCATCATGGTCGACCTCATCGAGGAGGCCGTCAGGGAGAACGGGTTCACCCGCGTGTACACCCCCAAGATCGGGGCCGCCGGCGCCGAGGGAGGGGCCGAGCTGTTCAGGGTCCAGTACTTCGACAGGCCCGCCTACCTTGCCCAGTCCCCCCAGCTGTACAAGCAGATCCTGATGTCCACCGGACTCGACAGGGTGTACGAGATTGGTCCCGCCTTCAGGGCCGAGCAGTCCAACACCAACCGCCACGTGACGGAGTTCATCTCCTTCGACGGGGAGATGTCCTGGATCCAGAACCAGAACGACGTCATGGCGATGATCGAGGGGATCGTCGACCACGTCCTCAGGGGTCTGAAGGAGAGGGGGGCCAAGCAGCTCGAGATCCTCGGCAAGGAGATCAACGTCCCCGCCAGGCCCTACCCCATCCTCACGTACTCTGAGTGCCTGAAGATGGTCAACGACGCCGGGCTCAAGCTCAACGAGGGCGACGACCTCGGTACCGAGGGGGAGAAGATCGTCGGCGACGTCATGGGCCAGAAGGGGATCGACCTGTACTTCATCGCCGAGTACCCCGAGGAGGCCAAGCCCTTCTACATCATGGAGAAGGACGGCACACCCTACTCCTACAGCTTCGACCTGGACTACCGCGGCCAGGAGGTCTCCTCCGGCGGACAGAGGGAGCACAGGTACGACGTGCTCGTGAGGAGGATGGAGAAGAAGGGCCTGAACCCCGAGGACTTCGAGTTCTACCTAGAGGCCTTCAGGTACGGCATGCCTCCGCACGGCGGATGGGGGATCGGCATCGAGAGGTTCCTCGTGAAGATGCTGGACCTGCCCAACATCCGCGAGGCCATCCTGTTCCCCAGGGACCCCAGCAGACTGGAACCTTGA
- a CDS encoding peroxiredoxin, which produces MDSENDCRFRMPLINDDAPAFKAVTTQGEISFPEDYKGKWVILFSHPADFTPVCTTEFMTFASMIDEFKALNTELIGLSVDSLYAHIAWLRKIQELEWNGISKPEVTFPLIEDIKMDVARKYGMIQPGASTTQAVRSVFFIDPKGKIRAIIYYPLSLGRNFDEIKRVILALQKADSDNCATPANWRPGDDVIVPTAGSCGTAKERVESKDPDMYCLDWFMCFRKQKKD; this is translated from the coding sequence ATGGACAGCGAAAACGACTGCCGGTTCAGAATGCCCCTGATCAACGACGACGCACCCGCCTTCAAGGCGGTCACCACTCAGGGGGAGATCAGCTTCCCCGAGGACTACAAGGGGAAATGGGTCATCCTGTTCTCCCATCCCGCCGACTTCACCCCCGTATGCACGACCGAGTTCATGACGTTCGCGTCGATGATCGACGAGTTCAAGGCCCTGAACACCGAGCTCATCGGACTCTCGGTGGACTCGCTGTACGCCCACATCGCCTGGCTCAGGAAGATCCAGGAGCTAGAGTGGAACGGCATCAGCAAGCCCGAGGTCACGTTCCCGCTCATCGAGGACATCAAGATGGACGTCGCCAGGAAGTACGGCATGATCCAGCCCGGAGCATCCACAACCCAGGCCGTGAGATCCGTCTTCTTCATCGACCCCAAGGGGAAGATAAGGGCGATCATCTACTACCCGCTCTCGCTCGGAAGGAACTTCGACGAGATCAAGAGGGTCATCCTCGCCCTGCAGAAGGCCGACTCCGACAACTGCGCCACTCCCGCCAACTGGAGGCCCGGAGACGACGTCATCGTTCCCACAGCCGGATCCTGCGGGACCGCGAAGGAGCGTGTGGAGTCCAAGGACCCCGACATGTACTGCCTCGATTGGTTCATGTGCTTCAGGAAACAGAAGAAGGACTGA
- a CDS encoding flavodoxin → MHGKILVAYFSASGETRHLAKTLSKAIDADLYEIEADPAYSTADLDWTNKRSRSSLEHADPGIRPKIAKPVDGMDAYDAVLVGYPIWWGDAPKIIRTFLESYDFSGKTVVTFATSGGSVSGSDGSKLHGCCSDETSWKKGRLWSPNAKADELREWVESLDL, encoded by the coding sequence ATGCATGGAAAGATCCTCGTGGCGTACTTCTCCGCATCGGGGGAGACCAGACACCTTGCAAAGACCCTAAGCAAAGCGATAGACGCCGACCTGTACGAGATCGAGGCCGATCCCGCGTACAGCACAGCCGACCTGGACTGGACCAACAAGAGGAGTCGCAGCTCCCTCGAGCACGCGGACCCCGGCATCAGACCCAAGATCGCAAAACCCGTGGATGGCATGGACGCATACGACGCCGTGCTCGTAGGATACCCGATATGGTGGGGCGACGCTCCGAAGATCATCAGGACATTCCTGGAGTCGTACGACTTCTCCGGAAAGACCGTGGTCACCTTCGCTACCTCCGGCGGTTCCGTGTCGGGCAGTGACGGGTCGAAGCTGCACGGATGCTGCTCCGATGAGACCTCTTGGAAGAAGGGCAGGCTCTGGAGCCCAAACGCGAAGGCGGATGAGCTCAGAGAATGGGTCGAGAGCCTAGACCTCTAA
- a CDS encoding fructose 1,6-bisphosphatase — MPAEKVTVSVIKADVGSVVGHSRPHPSMLEASKEILTDAQKQGIIEDFYVTRVGDDINLYMTHYKGEGNKDVHGAAWECFQKAAKIAKSMKLYAAGQDILTDAFSGNVKGAGPGSAEMSFEERGSEPLLFFMADKTEPSAYSLPLSRIFLDPFTTTGLVVDARAKKGFDVEIQDVIGHKRVTMSSPEETLSILSLLGDTSRYAIKRINSRSGIGPACVVSTDKLNLTAGKYIGKDDPVCICRAQSGLPSVGEYLQPFMNTTFLVAGWMRGSHYGAFYPCSPEDSDPVYFDGPPRICCLGFQLNEGKLQGLEPMGAKGGEHIPVDFFGNDTWNEARRNSIRASKFIRSQGPFMPSILGPEEMEYTSRPEVLKELTERFEDLE, encoded by the coding sequence ATGCCTGCCGAGAAAGTCACAGTTTCAGTCATCAAGGCCGACGTCGGTTCCGTCGTCGGACACTCGAGGCCCCACCCCTCGATGCTTGAGGCCAGCAAGGAGATCTTGACCGACGCCCAGAAACAGGGCATCATCGAGGACTTCTACGTCACCCGCGTCGGCGACGACATCAACCTCTACATGACACACTACAAGGGCGAGGGCAACAAGGACGTCCACGGCGCTGCCTGGGAGTGCTTCCAGAAGGCCGCCAAGATCGCCAAGTCCATGAAGCTCTACGCCGCCGGACAGGACATCCTGACCGACGCGTTCTCCGGCAACGTCAAGGGAGCCGGACCCGGCTCCGCCGAGATGTCCTTCGAGGAGAGGGGATCCGAGCCCCTGCTGTTCTTCATGGCGGACAAGACCGAGCCCTCCGCGTACTCCCTGCCCCTGAGCAGGATCTTCCTCGACCCGTTCACCACCACCGGACTGGTCGTCGACGCCAGGGCCAAGAAGGGATTCGACGTCGAGATCCAGGACGTCATCGGACACAAGAGGGTCACCATGTCCTCCCCCGAGGAGACGCTCAGCATCCTGAGCCTCCTGGGTGACACATCCAGGTACGCGATCAAGAGGATCAACTCCAGGAGCGGAATCGGACCCGCATGCGTCGTGTCCACCGACAAGCTCAACCTCACAGCCGGAAAGTACATCGGAAAGGACGACCCCGTGTGCATCTGCCGCGCCCAGTCCGGACTCCCCTCCGTGGGCGAGTACCTCCAGCCCTTCATGAACACCACCTTCCTCGTCGCCGGATGGATGAGGGGATCCCACTACGGTGCGTTCTACCCCTGCTCCCCCGAGGACTCCGACCCCGTCTACTTCGACGGACCCCCAAGAATCTGCTGCCTCGGATTCCAGCTGAACGAGGGCAAGCTCCAGGGACTCGAGCCCATGGGCGCCAAGGGCGGAGAGCACATCCCCGTGGATTTCTTCGGCAACGACACATGGAACGAGGCCAGGAGGAACTCCATCAGGGCGAGCAAGTTCATCAGGAGCCAGGGCCCGTTCATGCCCTCCATCCTCGGACCCGAGGAGATGGAGTACACCTCCAGGCCCGAAGTCCTGAAGGAGCTCACAGAGAGGTTCGAGGACCTTGAGTGA
- the tpiA gene encoding triose-phosphate isomerase — MIVNFKVYAEVEGTRALTLAKICQKVSKESGVEIAVCPPVIGLALVAHTLDIPVYSQNVDPLKPGSGTGFVTPSMLHSTDVRGTLVNHSEHRQPAEQVKTCIDMCKYLSLDVCACAESVDKAKELAAFAPQMIAVEPPELIGGDVSVTTANPRIVSDTVDAVHSVNGDVAVLCGAGVKTGEDVRTALDLGARGVLLASGVVKAKDPEAVLRDLIKYI, encoded by the coding sequence ATCATCGTCAACTTCAAGGTCTACGCCGAGGTCGAAGGCACGAGGGCCCTCACCCTGGCGAAGATCTGCCAGAAGGTCTCCAAGGAGTCCGGGGTGGAGATAGCGGTGTGCCCGCCGGTCATCGGACTGGCGCTGGTCGCCCACACCCTGGACATCCCGGTGTACTCGCAGAACGTCGACCCGCTCAAGCCTGGATCCGGGACCGGGTTCGTGACCCCCTCCATGCTCCACTCCACGGACGTGAGGGGGACGCTGGTCAACCACTCCGAACACAGGCAGCCCGCGGAGCAGGTGAAGACCTGCATCGACATGTGCAAGTACCTGAGCCTGGACGTCTGCGCATGCGCCGAGTCCGTGGACAAGGCGAAGGAACTGGCCGCGTTCGCGCCGCAGATGATCGCCGTGGAACCCCCAGAGCTGATCGGAGGGGACGTGTCGGTCACGACCGCCAACCCCAGGATCGTCTCGGACACCGTCGACGCCGTCCACTCAGTGAACGGCGACGTCGCCGTGCTTTGCGGAGCCGGCGTCAAGACGGGCGAGGACGTCAGGACCGCCCTGGATCTCGGTGCCAGGGGCGTTCTGCTCGCATCCGGTGTCGTCAAGGCCAAGGATCCCGAGGCCGTGCTCAGAGACCTCATAAAGTACATCTGA
- a CDS encoding MATE family efflux transporter — translation MSAEGNVSMLLGDPRKAIRTMTVPLLIALLVIQVNALADRAWCSGLGTDALAATAICAPLYEVITGLGTGLGVGGAAVVSRYIGAGSRREASKGTAQTLLFSLVFGLVLTPVLVLLCRDILVAVGSGDVTGISYDYMIWIMVGTPVFILNGAVAGLIRGEGAARMSTVMMVVLALANIVLDPILIYGLDMGIAGASVATVLATTVSTLIGLYYYRESSYIKLHRSDLRPDSGKMRTVLRAGVPQMAEYTVMYAMNLVLNYLVIWCAGSEGLAVYSVPSMVVNIALLPAYAVGSALVPVASAAYGRGDMQRMRDAYRYSIRFSAWMVLLLTALLFIIPDPFIYPFTYSDGTEYLRGEMAEALRIYALCIPFYCFIPLGSSMLQALTLPNWSLAMSFVRNIVFIIMYAAGAMVSLYWIYWAVVFGSMVGGLMAYLLADRGFRKMGAGPKARPV, via the coding sequence ATGTCGGCGGAAGGGAACGTGTCCATGCTGCTGGGCGACCCCAGGAAGGCCATCAGGACGATGACTGTCCCCCTTCTGATAGCGCTCCTGGTCATTCAGGTCAACGCCCTGGCGGACAGGGCTTGGTGCTCGGGCCTGGGCACCGACGCCCTCGCCGCCACCGCCATCTGCGCACCCCTGTACGAGGTCATAACCGGCCTGGGCACCGGGCTCGGCGTCGGAGGCGCAGCCGTGGTCTCCAGGTACATTGGCGCCGGCTCCAGGAGGGAGGCCTCCAAGGGGACCGCCCAGACCCTCCTGTTCTCCCTTGTGTTCGGGCTTGTCCTCACACCCGTCCTCGTGCTTCTCTGCCGCGACATTCTTGTCGCTGTGGGATCCGGTGATGTGACCGGCATCTCCTATGACTACATGATCTGGATAATGGTCGGTACCCCCGTCTTCATCCTGAACGGCGCGGTGGCGGGACTCATCAGGGGCGAGGGGGCCGCCAGGATGTCGACCGTTATGATGGTGGTCCTCGCCTTGGCGAACATAGTCCTGGACCCGATCCTCATCTACGGTCTGGACATGGGCATCGCCGGCGCGTCCGTGGCCACGGTCCTAGCGACCACCGTGTCGACGCTCATAGGGCTGTACTACTATCGCGAGTCCAGCTACATCAAGCTGCATCGCTCCGACCTCCGCCCGGATTCCGGGAAGATGAGGACCGTTCTGAGGGCCGGGGTCCCTCAGATGGCTGAGTACACGGTGATGTACGCCATGAACCTGGTTCTGAACTATCTCGTGATATGGTGCGCCGGGTCCGAGGGCCTGGCGGTCTACTCGGTTCCGAGCATGGTGGTGAATATCGCCCTGCTGCCAGCCTACGCGGTTGGCTCCGCTCTGGTGCCCGTCGCCTCTGCTGCGTACGGCCGCGGGGACATGCAGAGGATGAGGGATGCCTACCGCTACTCGATCAGGTTCTCGGCCTGGATGGTGCTGCTCCTCACGGCGCTGCTGTTCATAATTCCCGACCCGTTCATCTATCCGTTCACGTACTCGGACGGAACCGAGTACCTGCGGGGCGAGATGGCCGAGGCTCTGAGGATCTATGCCCTCTGCATCCCGTTCTACTGCTTCATACCCCTGGGCTCCAGCATGCTCCAGGCCCTGACGCTTCCGAACTGGTCCCTGGCGATGTCGTTCGTCAGGAACATAGTCTTCATAATCATGTACGCGGCCGGGGCGATGGTGTCGCTTTACTGGATCTACTGGGCCGTCGTCTTCGGTTCTATGGTGGGCGGTCTCATGGCGTACCTGTTGGCGGACCGCGGTTTCAGGAAGATGGGCGCGGGCCCGAAGGCCCGGCCCGTTTGA
- a CDS encoding prolyl-tRNA synthetase associated domain-containing protein: MEAVLALLRDRGIGFEEMHHVPVFTIDEMLALDMPDPEHIAKNLFLRDDKKRDYHLVVSREDRKVDLKALRDVLGSRPLSMASESDLWEFLRLRKGSVTPFGVLNDPGRRVTVTIDSYFRDSVMGIHPNDNTCTVWIASSDLVSVIGDRCKAVQFRDLP, translated from the coding sequence ATGGAAGCGGTCCTGGCCCTTCTGAGGGACAGGGGGATAGGGTTCGAGGAGATGCACCACGTCCCTGTGTTCACGATCGACGAGATGCTGGCACTGGACATGCCGGATCCGGAGCACATAGCGAAGAACCTGTTCCTCCGCGACGACAAGAAGAGGGACTACCATCTGGTGGTGTCTCGGGAGGACAGGAAGGTCGACCTCAAGGCCCTCAGGGATGTGCTCGGGTCCAGGCCGCTGAGCATGGCCTCGGAGTCCGACCTGTGGGAGTTCCTCAGGCTTCGCAAGGGCTCGGTCACGCCGTTCGGTGTCCTCAATGACCCGGGGAGGCGTGTGACCGTCACCATCGACTCGTACTTCCGGGACTCGGTCATGGGGATACACCCGAACGACAACACGTGCACCGTCTGGATAGCCTCATCCGACCTGGTTTCGGTCATCGGAGACCGCTGCAAGGCCGTCCAGTTCAGGGATCTGCCCTGA
- a CDS encoding asparagine synthase, giving the protein MPFRYAELEDAIVDGVRRAVEGRRVAVAFSGGLDSGLAACLSDRYAESVTLYTCGSDGSFDVLAAEELSETIGLPWVHVRISEDDVEDTIRRLISATGTDDPFTISYELQLFTVCERAPEPVVVSGQGADEYFMGCAKYVGCTDGDYDAYVKDGVRRLMDVSVPCELAIARHFGKTLYYPYLDDDVVGCVRRIDPAELRPADMDSRKKVLKEVATDLGYPFLAHRTKKSSQYGSGTTDIVRALAKRRGLMYNRYIQSLYEEVFPPSEGD; this is encoded by the coding sequence ATGCCTTTCAGGTACGCGGAGCTGGAGGATGCCATAGTCGACGGGGTCAGGAGAGCGGTCGAAGGGAGGAGGGTTGCCGTCGCCTTCTCCGGCGGATTGGACTCGGGGCTCGCCGCCTGCCTGTCGGATCGCTACGCAGAATCGGTGACGCTTTACACGTGCGGGTCCGACGGATCCTTCGACGTGCTCGCAGCCGAGGAGCTCTCGGAGACCATCGGGCTGCCGTGGGTCCACGTCAGGATCTCGGAGGACGACGTCGAGGACACAATCAGGAGGTTGATCTCGGCCACCGGCACCGACGACCCCTTCACCATCTCCTACGAGCTCCAGCTCTTCACCGTGTGCGAAAGAGCCCCCGAGCCGGTGGTCGTCTCGGGCCAGGGTGCCGACGAGTACTTCATGGGATGCGCCAAGTACGTAGGATGCACGGACGGGGACTACGATGCCTACGTCAAGGACGGCGTGAGGAGGCTCATGGATGTCTCCGTCCCCTGCGAGCTCGCCATAGCCAGGCACTTCGGCAAGACCCTGTACTACCCGTACCTGGACGATGACGTGGTCGGTTGCGTCCGCAGGATAGACCCAGCCGAGCTCAGGCCGGCCGACATGGACTCCCGCAAGAAGGTGCTGAAGGAGGTCGCCACGGACCTCGGATACCCCTTCCTGGCCCACAGGACTAAGAAGTCGTCCCAGTACGGGTCGGGGACGACGGACATCGTACGCGCCCTTGCGAAGCGCAGGGGGCTGATGTACAACCGCTACATCCAGAGCCTTTATGAAGAGGTGTTCCCGCCATCCGAGGGCGACTGA
- a CDS encoding 4Fe-4S dicluster domain-containing protein, with amino-acid sequence MEGIGKGIGKLGFGLMRLPTLEGGAIDIEQTKKMVDMFMDAGFTYFDTAWAYAGSEDAIRQALVERYPRDSYQLATKNAAWINCSTREEAIGQFETSLKQTGAGYFDFYLLHNLGESRTRFFDDYDMWSFVRDMKAQGKIKHIGFSAHCRADELEQILDAHPEAEFVQLQINYADWESPSIESRKCYEVARSHNVPVIIMEPVKGGMLASPPDKVREIFERAEPGSSPASWALRFAADLEGVITVLSGMSNVQQMEENIRIMKGFEGLSDSQRKVIDDARKMIETYPVIPCTSCEYCSKVCPKNIGISGTFYAENLLVLYGNLQAAVGQEGWLVGGHGKARATECIKCGKCEDACPQHIAIREMLEKSISDLKLA; translated from the coding sequence ATGGAAGGAATCGGAAAAGGAATAGGGAAACTGGGATTCGGGCTCATGCGTCTCCCCACCCTCGAGGGAGGAGCCATAGACATTGAGCAGACCAAGAAGATGGTCGACATGTTCATGGACGCAGGGTTCACATACTTCGACACCGCGTGGGCATACGCAGGGAGCGAGGACGCCATCCGCCAGGCGCTCGTCGAACGCTACCCCAGGGACAGCTACCAGCTGGCGACCAAGAACGCCGCCTGGATCAACTGCAGCACCCGCGAGGAGGCGATCGGGCAGTTCGAGACGTCCCTGAAGCAGACCGGTGCCGGATACTTCGACTTCTACCTCCTCCACAACCTGGGCGAGAGCCGCACCAGGTTTTTCGACGACTACGACATGTGGTCCTTCGTCCGCGACATGAAGGCCCAGGGGAAGATCAAACACATAGGATTCTCCGCCCACTGCCGCGCAGACGAGCTGGAGCAGATCCTGGATGCGCACCCGGAGGCTGAGTTCGTGCAGCTGCAGATCAACTACGCCGATTGGGAGAGCCCGTCGATCGAATCCAGGAAGTGCTACGAGGTCGCCAGGAGCCACAACGTCCCGGTCATAATCATGGAGCCTGTCAAAGGCGGGATGCTCGCAAGCCCTCCTGACAAGGTGAGGGAGATCTTCGAGAGAGCCGAACCAGGGTCCTCCCCTGCGTCCTGGGCCCTGAGATTCGCTGCCGACCTCGAAGGCGTGATAACCGTCCTCTCGGGGATGAGCAACGTCCAGCAGATGGAGGAGAACATCCGCATCATGAAGGGATTCGAGGGACTCTCCGACTCCCAGAGGAAGGTAATCGACGATGCCAGGAAGATGATCGAGACCTACCCGGTGATCCCCTGTACAAGCTGCGAGTACTGTTCCAAGGTCTGCCCCAAGAACATCGGGATCTCGGGGACGTTCTACGCCGAGAACCTGCTTGTCCTCTACGGCAACCTCCAGGCCGCCGTTGGCCAGGAGGGATGGCTCGTGGGAGGCCATGGGAAGGCGAGGGCCACGGAGTGCATCAAGTGCGGTAAGTGCGAGGACGCGTGCCCGCAGCACATCGCCATCAGGGAGATGCTGGAAAAGTCCATATCCGACCTCAAGCTCGCTTGA
- a CDS encoding ATP-binding cassette domain-containing protein, giving the protein MILRHLSWRGRLMLAICVFLIAGQVYLDLRIPEYMGVITDHLQAGTATDVIARDGAAMVVCALLSLLLAACTAVLAARVSTDLCHTLRRLLFSSVGAFSRQDVDGFSASSLITRSTNDVYQIQQFLPRAINMVVKAPMIGIMAVWKISSSSFQWTSVTVIAMIVLLAAFSVMLYRGMPYMRSMQRHVDSVNKMTREGLEGARGIRAYNAESRQQARLTEASGRLLDNSITLVRVMAPMHALASSMMNFLTLAIYWVGAGIIQSAAGPGEQMSLFSDMIVFTSYATQIISAVMMASGIIRGLPRFMVSSRRICEVIDHVPSVRDPDAPVATEALGRVEFRDVTFRYPGTDREVLSGVSFVAEPGETVAVIGPTASGKSTLLSLIPRLYDVTSGSVLVDGADVRSYTFEDLNSRIGYVPQTAVVFSGTVRDNVNYGGVSDSRDDADVEMALRVSQLWEFVSGLPDGLDTDLAQHGWSLSGGQRQRLAIARAVCRGPRIYLFDDTFSALDYRTDRDVRDALGRETSGATRIVVAQRVGTIMDADRIVVLDSGRVVGIGTHDELLESCPLYREIAESQMEACDARR; this is encoded by the coding sequence ATGATACTGAGGCACCTCTCCTGGCGTGGCCGGCTGATGCTGGCCATCTGCGTCTTCCTTATCGCCGGGCAGGTGTACCTCGACCTACGCATCCCGGAGTACATGGGGGTCATCACCGACCACCTGCAGGCAGGAACCGCAACAGACGTGATCGCCCGCGACGGGGCGGCGATGGTAGTTTGCGCCCTGCTGAGCCTTCTGCTCGCCGCCTGCACCGCGGTCCTCGCAGCCAGGGTCTCCACCGACCTCTGCCACACCCTCCGCAGGCTGCTGTTCTCTAGCGTTGGCGCATTCTCCAGGCAGGACGTGGATGGATTCTCAGCGTCCAGCCTGATCACCAGGTCCACCAACGACGTCTATCAGATCCAGCAGTTCCTGCCCAGGGCCATCAACATGGTCGTGAAGGCCCCGATGATAGGGATCATGGCCGTCTGGAAGATCAGCAGCAGCTCCTTCCAGTGGACATCGGTCACCGTCATCGCCATGATCGTCCTGCTGGCCGCGTTCTCCGTGATGCTCTACCGCGGGATGCCCTACATGCGCAGCATGCAGAGGCATGTCGACTCGGTGAACAAGATGACCCGCGAGGGTCTCGAGGGGGCCAGGGGGATCCGTGCGTACAACGCCGAGTCACGCCAGCAGGCGAGGCTCACCGAGGCCAGCGGGAGGCTGCTGGACAACAGCATCACGCTCGTGAGGGTCATGGCGCCGATGCACGCCCTGGCGTCCTCGATGATGAACTTCCTGACGCTGGCGATATACTGGGTCGGGGCTGGGATCATCCAGTCGGCCGCAGGACCCGGGGAGCAGATGTCCCTGTTCTCGGACATGATCGTCTTCACATCCTACGCCACCCAGATCATCTCCGCGGTCATGATGGCCTCCGGGATCATCAGGGGTCTGCCAAGGTTCATGGTCTCCAGCAGACGCATCTGCGAGGTCATAGACCACGTCCCGTCCGTGCGCGATCCCGATGCGCCCGTGGCCACAGAGGCCCTGGGCCGCGTGGAGTTCCGGGATGTAACGTTCAGGTACCCTGGCACTGACAGGGAGGTTCTTTCAGGGGTGTCCTTCGTCGCCGAACCCGGGGAGACCGTCGCGGTGATAGGCCCCACCGCCAGCGGGAAGAGCACGCTGCTGTCGCTGATCCCCAGGCTATACGACGTCACATCGGGGTCGGTCCTCGTCGACGGCGCCGACGTCCGCTCGTACACGTTCGAGGATCTCAACTCGCGCATCGGCTACGTGCCGCAGACCGCCGTGGTGTTCTCGGGAACTGTGAGGGACAACGTTAACTACGGCGGTGTCTCGGACAGCAGGGATGATGCGGACGTCGAGATGGCGCTGAGGGTTTCACAACTCTGGGAATTCGTCTCAGGGCTTCCGGACGGTCTCGACACGGACCTCGCCCAGCACGGATGGAGCCTCTCCGGCGGGCAGAGGCAGCGCCTGGCGATAGCCCGCGCCGTATGCAGAGGCCCCAGGATATACCTGTTCGACGACACGTTCTCGGCACTTGACTACAGGACCGACAGGGACGTCAGGGACGCCCTGGGCAGGGAGACCTCGGGGGCAACCAGGATAGTGGTCGCCCAGAGGGTGGGGACGATAATGGACGCCGACAGGATCGTGGTCCTGGATTCCGGGCGCGTGGTGGGCATCGGGACCCACGACGAGCTCCTGGAGTCATGCCCCCTGTACCGCGAGATAGCAGAGTCCCAGATGGAGGCGTGCGATGCCCGGAGGTAA